One Pseudomonas abieticivorans genomic region harbors:
- a CDS encoding ABC transporter ATP-binding protein yields MGEPLLQVEQVEVFYEQAILALRGVSLNVQQGQVVALLGANGAGKSTLLKAISNLVRAERGEVVSGRILYRGAPITRVDPSRLVAEGLAQVLEGRHCFAQLTVQENLLTGAFVTRPTRAVLKTRLARIYEYFPRLALLRDRKAGYTSGGEQQMLAIGRALMAEPALLLLDEPSMGLAPQVVEEIFQTLARLNCEQGLSLLVAEQNISVALHYASFAYVLENGAVVASGAAQVLAGRKDIQRFYLGAA; encoded by the coding sequence ATGGGCGAACCCCTGCTGCAGGTCGAACAGGTCGAGGTGTTTTACGAACAGGCGATCCTGGCGTTGCGCGGGGTGTCGCTTAACGTCCAGCAAGGCCAGGTCGTGGCCTTGCTGGGCGCCAACGGCGCGGGCAAAAGCACTTTGCTCAAGGCCATTTCCAACCTGGTGCGCGCCGAGCGCGGCGAGGTGGTGAGCGGGCGCATCCTGTACCGCGGCGCGCCCATCACCCGCGTCGACCCCAGCCGGCTGGTGGCCGAGGGGCTTGCGCAGGTGCTGGAGGGGCGCCACTGCTTCGCCCAGCTCACGGTGCAAGAAAACCTGCTGACCGGGGCCTTCGTCACCCGGCCTACACGGGCTGTGCTGAAAACGCGCCTGGCGCGCATCTATGAGTATTTCCCAAGGCTTGCGCTGCTACGCGATCGCAAGGCCGGCTACACCTCGGGCGGTGAACAACAGATGCTCGCCATTGGCCGCGCGCTGATGGCCGAGCCTGCGTTGCTGTTGCTCGACGAGCCGTCCATGGGCCTGGCGCCGCAAGTGGTGGAGGAGATCTTCCAGACCCTGGCCCGGCTCAACTGCGAACAGGGGCTGAGTCTGTTGGTGGCCGAGCAGAACATCAGCGTGGCCCTGCACTACGCCAGTTTTGCCTACGTGCTGGAGAATGGCGCGGTGGTAGCGTCGGGGGCCGCGCAGGTGTTGGCGGGGCGCAAGGATATACAGCGGTTTTATCTGGGGGCCGCTTAG